The Candidatus Cloacimonadota bacterium genome includes a region encoding these proteins:
- the atpG gene encoding ATP synthase F1 subunit gamma: MANIRDIKNRIVSIKNTRQITNAMKMVAASKLRKAQERIINARPYADYIDMMIRTIKYKNPAAKHPFLYSREHAKSDNTALLVFTADRGLCGSFNSNIIRAANKYLEQNHQTDVICIGKKGYDNLKKRTDRVIEKYLNYFNVIDFDTTKDISRLVIDLYMNKGYDKIDVIYNEFKSAIQQNIISRQLLPIVPMDSEVVSQTDFLYEPDEDTIIEELGEKYVDVEIWRMMLESSAAEQGARMTAMDNATENASELIEQLTLLHNRARQASITTEIIEIASGAEAINE, encoded by the coding sequence GTGGCTAACATTAGAGATATCAAGAATCGCATCGTATCAATAAAAAATACACGGCAAATTACCAATGCGATGAAGATGGTGGCAGCATCCAAACTGCGTAAAGCTCAGGAAAGGATAATCAATGCCCGCCCCTATGCCGATTATATAGATATGATGATCAGAACCATAAAATACAAGAACCCCGCTGCCAAACACCCCTTCCTTTACAGCAGAGAACATGCAAAGAGTGATAACACTGCATTACTTGTCTTCACTGCAGATAGAGGATTATGCGGTTCTTTTAATTCTAATATCATCAGAGCTGCCAATAAGTATCTGGAACAAAATCATCAAACAGATGTTATCTGCATCGGCAAGAAAGGTTACGATAACCTGAAAAAAAGAACAGACAGAGTAATAGAAAAATATCTCAATTACTTCAATGTCATAGATTTTGATACTACCAAAGATATTAGCCGGCTTGTAATAGATCTCTATATGAATAAGGGATACGATAAGATAGATGTGATCTATAATGAATTTAAATCGGCAATTCAGCAAAATATTATCAGCCGTCAATTGCTGCCAATAGTCCCTATGGACTCTGAGGTCGTTTCTCAAACCGACTTCCTTTATGAACCGGATGAAGATACTATCATCGAGGAGTTGGGAGAGAAGTATGTTGATGTCGAGATCTGGCGTATGATGTTAGAGTCTTCTGCTGCTGAACAGGGTGCTAGAATGACCGCTATGGATAATGCAACCGAAAATGCCAGTGAGTTGATAGAACAACTCACCTTGCTCCACAACAGAGCAAGACAGGCATCTATAACAACTGAAATTATAGAGATAGCTTCCGGAGCTGAAGCGATTAATGAATAG